In Lactuca sativa cultivar Salinas chromosome 5, Lsat_Salinas_v11, whole genome shotgun sequence, the DNA window TAGGATTTTAGGTTTTTGATAAGCCAAGAAATGATTTTATGAATTAAGGAATGTCTTGAAATTTATTTCTTAAGAAGAAATTTCACGATAATTTTCTggtaaaataagaaaaatatgttTAGAAGAAGAGTAATgaacttagataagtctaaaattAGATTCTTGGTCCTACCTTTGAAAAATAGGTTCAAAGAATGTTTTTAGGAGCAAAAGATGAGAGAAAATGTTGGATAATAAGACATTGACAAAAAATAAATCTTAGAGCAAAGATTTTGGGTTAATAATAAAATATACTTTCAAAGAAATTCATGAAGGAGAATGTGGAAACCACACTTGGCTCCGACCTTGCCTCCGCCTCCGAATTTTTAAAAACTATACCACCTATGGAATATGGGTCCCACAAGTTTTTTGACACTCATAAACGAGTCTATTAATGTGTGCATATATGCATAATCATATGATTATGGAAATAAAAAGGTGTTTCACATGCATACAATCTTATGACACTAATTAAATAGGTTGTCAACAATCTACTTTAATAAATGAATAtctattttgccacatgtcaatttctcataagttttgacacttgtcattttgtgatattttttaaataaataatatcaatatgTCAATTCctagatttttttaatttttaaaattaaaaagtcacataatacataTAGTTATATTAgtaaagtattaaatgtaataaatgtgatcataaattacaataaatatgttttttccttctttattttaaaatttaattttaaaaaatagttaatattacattttgatatttcatttttttatttaacccatgtaatacatgggtctcacacctaatcTACTATTAGAACGACTTAATTTATAAAGATATCAACCAGTAAAAAAATATCATGTACAGCTTAAAAAACTTTTGTAACgacataaaattaataaattagcaTGAAATACTCAAATCAATAGAAATTATCATATATCGGATGACAATAAAAACACTAATACACATATTTATCCATGCTTCAAAATTGTATAATCACAATTATATCATAGTGACTAAAACAAATTACCCTATTTTTTTGAAAGGGAATTTTAAACAgctgaacctatctctctctctctctttatatatatatatatatatatatatatatatatatatatatatatatatatatatatatatatataaaagaaaaacaaaaatataaaagtaatGGTAATATGTCTTTTTAAATGGACTAATGATGTGCagtataatttttttaaactatAAGGATGTATTTTGTCAAATTTTTAAATATTGGACTGAAAGTACAAATCTaaacaaaccacaaggaccaaaactATAATTTACTCTTAGAATTTTAAGCTCGGACCATCTTTAGTTGTGAACATAAAACTATGTCTTATTTTTTGGAGTCAACTGTAACCTCTATTAGCACAAAAACTATATGGTGATAAGTTTTTACATATCTTATCAAATCATTACAAGTCAAATGTTAAAACTTATTTGAAGTTATTTAGCtaaaaatctctttttatttgtTACCCCCATAAACCATGAAGATACGACACAAATTCTCAATCAATACATCATAATGAAAGTGAGCACATGTATATGTATACAGTTTTTGCAAGTACATAAACTTATCTGAATGGTTCCTTCCTTGTTTTTGATTTTAGAAAGACTTAAGCAAATTCACATTCATAATCATTATTGGCATATTCTCATAAGCAAGCAAGTTTGTTTAACTTAAATATGATTAATGTTATTACGGTGACATTTTTATCGACTTCGTAACTCTGTTCATAAGAGTGCATATTACATTGACATTTTTATCAACTTATGAATCATTATATTCTATTTGTAGGTATTTTTAATATATGTATGTGGAGCCAGAATTTACAAGGATCCATTCTCCAACCCATCTTTTGGATAAGCTTTACTAGCTTTCAAGTTTTTACACATCTCCCATCAATCCAAAGATCCCAATTGATCTAAAAATTCCTAAAAatctttaataaattaatatattttcAATAAATCTCCCTCGGCCTAAAATATCTTATCTATTCAAAAGTCTCCTGTTCACGGAAAAAAAATGTCAATTTTAGCCCCAAATTCTCATCTTCTCTGCAGAGAAATCCCTCACAGAGACCAGCAGCAGCCACATCAACCAAATTGGAGCAATGGGTGTTGTTCAAATCCGATAAAAACTTGTGGGTTTGGCTTCGATCGAAGAAAAATCGAACAATCGAAGAAAATCGTGAAAAGGGATTGCAAAGTCGAAGCCTTTTGGGACGTATCAAGACCTGCGTTTGTGGAAATGGAGCCTATCACTGATTCTGATCATTTGGATCTCATTTTAGACAAAGCAAACCAAGCCTCTCAACCCATCATCATTGATTGGTATCCAATTATCCATACCCGATCATTCGAATGAATTTAAGCTCTAAAACACGTATTTCTCGATGCTCTGTTATCAAGTTAtaaatttttctttgttttttctgTAGGATGGCTGCTTGGTGCAGAAAATGCATTTACTTGAAGCCTAAAGTGGAGAAATTGGCAGCTGAATACGACACCAAGTACTTTCGTTAACTTTATTCGATTTATACACACTTAATCGAACTGTTTAACATGGCTTCTTTTTTATGACTTTACTCTTTAGGCTCAAGTTTTATTGTGTGGATGTGAACAACGTACCTCAAACACTCGTGAAACGTGGAAACATCTCTGTAAGTAAAATTTCCAGAATTCAAGTTCgataaatttgattggttttgaaACTTTGCAATAACTCAAGtggtttttttactttttttatgcAGAAAATGCCAACTATTCAGGTGAGTTAACTACCTTCTAATATATAGTTTATGTTGAGAATTGATATTCTACTTTGTAGATGTATAATTTATATGAATGATGAATTTATACAGTTGTGGAAAGATGGAGAGATGAAAGCTGAAGTAATCGGAGGGCATAAAGCATGGCTTGTGATCGAAGAAGTTAGAGAAATGATTCAGAATTTTGTATGATTTCATTTTCATCCTTTCTTTTTGTTCTAACTCTTGTTCATATATATTCTCGATTATCAAATATCAAGTCTATCATCGATGTATAGATTTTTTTTCATATCAAGTAAAAGCCAATACACATATTTTCAGTTGTTGTGATTGATTAAAATTTAATGAATAATGAAGATGAATAAATTAATTACTTAATTGTAAAGCCCAATCAATTTATCGGATTCATGCAAACCCTTTTTTAAGAAAGGTTATTGTTAAATCATAAATGTGTAATTATATAAATGTTTATGAACTTCTAATTAGCATGATAATGTACTTATAGATATATTAAATAAAGTAAGTGGCATAAACAAGAAGTCGCTTTGGCCGAGTGGTTAAGGCGTGTGCCTGCTAAGTACATGGGGTTTCCCCGCGAGAGTTCGAATCTCTCAGGCGACGAttttttttcattcttgaacatgatcatgattggtttatttaTTTACTCTTTTTCATTATCAATAATTTTGTTAGAAACAAAATCCGTGCTTGAATTATATGTGAGAAATTTAAATATAATTTGAACCGGTACAAATAATTTCTGTAAGAACATCACCAATTAGAAAGTTGATTATAAATGTCAAATACATTTGCAGTTATAActttttatgttatttgtggaaaaacattttttttattataatagcATGAGTCAGTTGAGCAAATAAAATAACGTTGCATCTTCTGTACTAAAAAAgatatttatttttagttttatcataatacatatttctattttatttagATTATAACTAAAATTATTTGTCTATTTGCAATAAGTATAAGCTCATCTAGAGTTTTGCAAATGAAGTCCAACATAGTTAGGTGGATACATCGGGTTTAATACACATATGGAGTGGAGATTGTAAAAACCGATAAAGATTGAATTTCACTGTGTGTTTTGATACAAGAGAATACATTGGTATAAATACAAAGGTGAATAAGAAATATACGGTACTAGCTAACCACATACAGATGACTAGGTAAATAGGTGTAGACTAGTTCAATAGAACTCCTATACTAGTGGAAGTATTTTACACGTTGTTAGCCCCCCGCAAGCTCAAGGACGGGTCGAAATTGAAGCTTGGAACGAAGAATAGAAAGACGATCCTTTGGGAGTGGTTTAGTAAATACATCAGCCAACTGGTCCACAGAAAAAACATGACAAATTTTTAAATCTCCAGATTCTACTTGTTCGTGAATAAAGTGAAAATCCAATGCGATGTGCTTGGAACGGGTGCTGATTACAGGGTTCTTGCCCATGAAGATTGCTCCTACATTGTCGCAAAGTAACAAAGGAGGTTGATTTATAGGAGCATGAAGGTCAATAATGAGTTGTTTCAACCACAAGAGTTCAGCTGTTGTATATGCCAAAGACCTGTATTCAGCTTCAGTGTTGGAACGGGTAACCACTCTTTCTTTTCTAGAGGTCCAGCTGATAAAATTATTACCATGGAAGATAGCATAACCGTATTGTGATTGACAGTCTTCATTATCAGAAATCCAACCAACATTAGAGTACGCTAGTAAGCAAGTTGTTGTGGTTGGAGTGAATCACAAACAATgattattagtgccttttaggtATTGTAATATCCGTTTCGTAGCTTGCCAATGAAGATTGGTTGGTGAGTGCATGAATTGGCAGACACGGTTAACTGCATATGCTATGTTGGGACGAGTAATTGTAGCATATTTAAGTGAACCAACGACTTGTCTGAACAACttagtgttggattagatgtctaagcccataactattattggtatgtattcgacccgacttggcatggtccatttgggttgcacttcaccggaacaattggATTAGACAAAATAAGAAAaatgatactagtgatttatattaatgtattataagttctaatatattaatatgaaatcatattatttaatcagtactaatcaataattaatttgaattaatctagtgatcaaaaaggaactaataaaatatggactcttatatatatatatatatatatatatatatatatatatatatatatatatatatatatatatatgtatgtgtgtgtgtgtgtgtggtggaccaagttcatttaggttgggctaagctttcatggatagtccatggagtgtttaactcatggatcctatggaaatgaaaggtcatgagtattagggtttacatgaatgtaaccctaatcctccacactatataaagagatcATTGGTTCATGAAAATGGCACTAGTGAAAAGAAATgagggcaaggccgatttcatAAGAGGAACCTAAGAATCCGTATTCTCTAGTTATTCCAAGttggttttggtgatttgtgattccacttgaggcttccacactattggggctaagctcttaaagatcaagacttcaagcttcatcaaaaggtatgtcttataacttgtttatattacc includes these proteins:
- the LOC111908795 gene encoding thioredoxin-like 3-1, chloroplastic; the encoded protein is MSILAPNSHLLCREIPHRDQQQPHQPNWSNGCCSNPIKTCGFGFDRRKIEQSKKIVKRDCKVEAFWDVSRPAFVEMEPITDSDHLDLILDKANQASQPIIIDWMAAWCRKCIYLKPKVEKLAAEYDTKLKFYCVDVNNVPQTLVKRGNISKMPTIQLWKDGEMKAEVIGGHKAWLVIEEVREMIQNFV